The stretch of DNA CCCTCTTGTGCGGAATCGGCGGACGGCGCTAGGGGCCGGGTAAGAAAAGCACGAAACAAAATTGCGTCCCCCTTCGCCGTCCCCGGACGGCAGCAGGCAGATCGCCGCCTCGGCGGCAGCAGGAGAGTTGACCGGCTTATGCGCGAGATTTCCCATGTCATCGTCGGCGATGCCGGCGTTTCGCCCCGCACGGGCGAGGTGTTCGACCCCAATAGCGGCCAGGTGCAGGCGCGGGTGGCGCTGGGCGACCGGGCGCTGCTCGACCGCGCGGTGGCGGCGGCCGAAGCCGCCCAGCCGGCCTGGGCGGCGACCAACCCGCAGCGCCGCGCCCGCGTGATGTTCCGGTTCAAGGAACTGGTCGAAGCGAACATGGACGAGCTCGCCCGGCTGCTGTCGTCCGAACATGGCAAGGTGATCGCCGACGCCAAGGGCGACATCCAGCGCGGGCTTGAGGTGATCGAGTTCTGCTGCGGCATCCCCCATGCGCTGAAGGGCGAATACAGCCAGGGCGCCGGCCCCGGCATCGATGTCTATTCGATGCGCCTGCCGCTTGGCATCGGTGCGGGGATCACGCCGTTCAACTTCCCGGCGATGATCCCGATGTGGATGTTCGGCCCGGCAATCGCCTGCGGCAATGCCTTCATCCTGAAGCCGTCGGAGCGCGATCCCTCGGTCCCCGTTCGCCTCGCCGAACTGATGCGCGAGGCCGGGCTGCCCGAAGGCGTGCTGCAGGTCGTGCACGGCGACAAGGAAATGGTCGATGCGATCCTCGACCATCCGGCGATTGCCGCGGTCAGCTTTGTCGGCTCGTCCGACATCGCCCATTATGTCTATCGGCGCGGTGTCGATGCCGGCAAGCGCGTGCAGGCGATGGGCGGGGCCAAGAATCACGGCATCGTCATGCCCGATGCCGACATGGATCAGGTGGTGAAGGACCTGACCGGCGCTGCCTATGGCTCGGCCGGCGAACGCTGCATGGCGCTGCCGGTGGTCGTTCCGGTCGGCGAGGCGACGGCCGACAGGCTGCGCGAGGCGCTGCTGCCGGCGATCGCGGCGCTGCGCATCGGCGTGTCGACCGATGCCGACGCGCATTACGGGCCGGTGGTCAACGCCGCCCACAAGGCGCGGGTCGAACAATGGATCCAGACCGGCGTCGATGAAGGCGCGGAACTGGTCGTCGACGGGCGCGGCTTTACCCTTCAGGGGCATGAGCAGGGCTTTTTCATCGGCCCGAGCCTGTTCGATCATGTCACGCCGGAGATGCAGAGCTACAAGGAGGAGATCTTCGGCCCGGTGCTGCAGATCGTCCGCGCGCCCGATTTCGAAACCGCGCTGCGCCTGCCGAGCGCGCATCAATATGGCAATGGCGTCGCGATCTTCACAAGGAACGGCCATGCCGCGCGCGAGTTCGCCGCCCGCGTCAATGTCGGCATGGTCGGCATCAACGTGCCGATCCCGGTGCCGGTCGCCTATCACAGCTTTGGCGGCTGGAAGCGTTCGGCGTTCGGCGACACCAACCAGCACGGCATGGAAGGCGTCCGGTTCTGGACGCGGATCAAGACCGTGACCCAGCGTTGGCCCGACGGCTCGCCCGACGGCGGCAACGCGTTCGTCATTCCGACCATGGGCTGAACCGATGACCAACCAGTTCGACCTGACCGACGACCAGCGCGAGATCCAGGAGCTTGCGCGCCGTTTCACCGCCGAGCGCATCACCCCGCATGCGGCCGAGTGGGACGAAAAACACATCTTCCCGCGCGACACGATCCGCGCGGCGGCCGAGCTTGGCTTTGGCGCCATCTATGTGTCCGAGGCCTCGGGCGGCATCGGCCTGGGGCGGCTCGAGGCGGCGCTGATCATGGAGGCGATGGCCTATGGCTGCCCGTCGACCAGCGCGTTCATCTCGATCCACAACATGGCCGCATGGATGATCGACCGGTTCGGGTCGGACGCGGTGAAGGCCCGCTATCTGCCCAGGCTGGTCGGCATGGACTGGATCGCGAGCTATTGCCTGACCGAGCCGTCCTCCGGCTCGGACGCGGCGGCGCTCAAGACCCGCGCGGTGCGCGACGGCGATGATTTCATCGTCTCGGGCACCAAGCAGTTCATTTCGGGCGGCGGCGAGAATGAGCTGTATCTGGTCATGGTCCGCACCGGGGCCGAGGGGCCCAAGGGGATCAGCTGCCTGGCGATCGAAAAGGACATGCCCGGCGTGTCGTTCGGGGCCAATGAGCGCAAGCTCGGCTGGCATTCGCAGCCGACCGCGCAGGTGATCCTCGACAATGTCCGCGTGCCGGCGGCCAATCTGGTCGGCGGCGAGGGCGAGGGCTTCCGCATCGCGATGATGGGGCTGGATGGCGGGCGGCTGAACATCGGTGCCTGTTCGCTGGGCGGCGCGCAGCGCGGGCTGGACGAAGCGGTTGCCTATGTGAAGGACCGCCAGCAATTCGGCCAGCCGATCGCCGAGTTCCAGAACACCCAGTTCATGCTGGCCGACATGGCGACCGAGCTGGAGGCGGCGCGGGCGCTGCTCTATCTCGCCGCCGCCAAGGTGACCGCCGATGCGCCCGACAAGACGCGCTTTGCCGCCATGGCGAAACGGCTGGCGACCGATACCGGCTCGGCAGTCGTCGACCGGGCGCTGCAGCTGCATGGCGGTTACGGCTATCTGATGGATTATCCGATCGAGCGTTTCTGGCGCGACCTGCGCGTCCATTCGATCCTTGAGGGGACGAACCAGGTGATGCGGATGATCGTCGGCCGGGATCTGCTGCGCCAATGAGCGGGCGGACAGCGAAGCGGCGGGCATCATCGCCGCGACCGACGGGGGCGTGGGCCGCATCCGGCTCGACCGGCCGGCGGCCATCCATGCGCTGACCCGGCCGATGTGCACGGCGGTGCTGGCGGCGCTCGACGGCTGGAACCGCGACGATGCGGTGCGCGCGATCCTGATCGATCATGCCGCCGGGCGCGGCTTCTGCGCGGGCGGCGACATCCGCATGCTGGCGGAATCGGGTGCGGGCGACGGCGTTGCCGCGCGCGCATTCTTCCACACCGAATACCGGATGAACCACCGGCTGTTCACCTATGGCAAGCCGCTGGTCGCGTTCATGGACGGCATCACCATGGGCGGGGGCGTCGGCCTCGCCATGCCGTGCCGGTTCCGCATCGCGACCGAAAACACCCGCTTTGCCATGCCCGAGACCGGGATCGGCCTGTTCCCCGATGTCGGCGGCGGCTGGTATCTGTCGCGGCTGCCGGGGCGGGTGGGGCAGTTCCTGGCCTTGACCGGGGCGCGGCTCGACGGGGCGGAATGCCTGCTGCTCGGCCTTGCCACCCATTACATCCCGTCCGCCGCGCTTGATGAGGTAAAGGCGCGCATCGCCGCCGATCCGGGCGCGCTGGAGGCGATCCTCGAGGCTTATGACAGCGATCCGCCGCCGGCGCGGATCGAGGACAATCTGCCGCTGATCGACCGGCTGTTCGCGTCCGACCGGCTGGAGGACATCTTCGCCGATCTGGCGGCCGATCCCTCCGACTGGGCGGCGCGCGAGCTTAAGACCCTCGCCACCAAATCGCCGCAGACGATGAAGGTCGCGCTGCGCCAGCTGGCGGAGGGGCGGACATGGCCGATTTCGCCGCCGAAATGGCGCAGGAATATGCGATCGCCGCGCGCGTCGTGCAGATGCCCGATTTCCTCGAGGGCGTGCGCGCCGTCATCATCGACAAGGACAATGCCCCCCGCTGGACGGCGGCGCGGCCCGAAGACGTGCCCGACACGCTGATCGACGGCATTTTCGCGCCGCTGCCCGCCGACCAGGCGTGGACGCCGGCTGACTGATCTCCTGCTGCGAAGGACCCGAATGATGAGCCATGAGACCATCCTGATCGAACGCCATGACGCGGTGACCTTGGTCCGGCTGAACCGGCCGCAGGCGCTCAATGCGCTCAACAGCCAGGTGCTGGCCGATCTGATTCAGGCGTTCGCCGCCTATGACGCCGATCCGGCGCAGCGCTGCCTGGTGCTGACCGGCAGCGAAAAGGCCTTTGCCGCCGGGGCCGACATCAAGGAAATGTCGTCACAGGGCTTTGCCGACATGTACGGCTCCAACTTCTTCGCCGGGTGGGAACGGGTGACCGCCACCCGCAAGCCGTGGATCGCCGCCGTTGCCGGCTATGCGCTGGGCGGCGGCTGCGAAGTGGCGATGATGGCCGATTTCATCATCGCCGCCGACACCGCGAAGTTCGGCCAGCCCGAGATCAAGCTCGGCGTGTCGCCGGGCATGGGCGGGTCTCAGCGCCTGACCCGCGCGATCGGCAAGGCCAAGGCGATGGAAATGTGCCTGACCGGGCGGATGATGGACGCGGCCGAGGCCGAACGGGCCGGGCTGGTCGCCCGCATCGTCGCCGCCGATGCGCTGATCGACGAGGCGCTCAAGACCGCCGCCGTCATCGCCGGCATGCCGCCGCTGGCCGCCATCGCCAACAAGGAAATGGTCAACGCCGCGTTCGAGACCCAGCTGGCGCAGGGATATTGTTCGAGCGCCGGTTGTTTCACGGCCTGTTCGGGACTGAAGACCAGAAGGAAGGCATGGCCGCGTTCGTCGAAAAGCGGCCCGGCGTCTGGACCGGGCGCTGATCGCCCCAACCGGCTGACTTACTGCGGAAAAAGGATCGCTTCATGGCGCGCATCGGGTTCATCGGGCTTGGCAATATGGGCGGCGGCATGGCCGCCAATCTGGCGCGCGGCGGGCATGACGTCCGCGCCTTTGATCTGTCGGCCGATGCGCTGGCGCGGGCCGAGGCGGCGGGTTGCCTTGCCGCGGCCACCGCAGCCGAGGCCGCTTCGGGTGCCGAAGCGGTGGTGACGATGCTGCCGGCGGGCGCGCATGTCGCGCAGGTCTATGAAGAGGCGGTGTTTGCCGCCGCGCCGGCGGGCGCGCTGCTGATCGACTGTTCGACCATCGATGTCGCCACCGCGCGGCGCGTCGCCGAAGCGGCGGTGGCGCGCGGGCTGGCGGCGGTCGACGCGCCGGTGTCGGGCGGGATCGCGGCGGCGGCGGGCGGGACGCTCACCTTCATGGTCGGCGGCCCGGCCGAGGCGTTCCGCCGCGCCGAGCCGATCCTGGCGCTGATGGGCAAGGCGGTGATCCATGCCGGGCCGGCGGGCGCGGGTCAGGCGGCCAAGATCTGCAACAACATGCTGCTCGGCGCGTCGATGGTCGCGACCGCCGAAACCTTCCTGCTGGCGCGCAAGCTCGGCCTTGATCCGCAGACCTTTTACGACATCGCGTCCAAGGCGTCGGGCCAGTGCTGGTCGATGACCAGCTATTGCCCGCTGCCCGGCGTTGGGCCGGACAGCCCGGCCGACCGCGACTATCAGGGCGGTTTCGCCGCGGCGCTGATGCTCAAGGATCTGAAGCTGGCGGTGAAGGCCGCCGCCGATGCCGATGCCAGCGTGCCGATGGGCGCGGAGGCGATGGCGCTCTATCAGGCCTTTGCCAATCAGGGGCAGGGCGGGCTCGATTTCTCCGGCATCATCAAGATGCTCGACTGAGCCGCCGGGTGATTCCACCCGGCTTGAAAATGCGCGGTCCTGCGGGTCGCATTTTCCGGGTCGCCGGGTGATTTCACCCAGCTTGAAAATGCGCGGTGTTGCGGGTCGCATTTTCCGGGTCGCCGGGTGATTTCACCCAGCTTGAAAATGCGCGGTCCTGCGGGTCGCATTTTCCGGGCCACCGGGTGATTCCACCCGGCTTGAAAATGCTCTAGGGGCGGGCCATGTCGATCAAGCACGCCCTTTCCGTCACGCGCGCGGCCGATTTCGCCGCCTGGTATCAGACCGTCATCGCCGAGGCCGACATGGCCGAGGATTCGGGCGTGCGCGGGTGCATGGTCATCCGCCCCTGGGGCTATGGCATCTGGGAACGTATCCAGCGGCTGCTCGATGACCGGATCAAGGCGACGGGCCACGAGAATTGCTATTTCCCGCTGTTCATCCCGCTGTCCTATTTCGAAAAGGAAGCGGAGCATGTCGACGGCTTTGCCAAGGAAATGGCGGTCGTCACCCATCACCGGCTGGTCCAGAAGGATGGCCGGCTGGTGCCCGATCCCGAAGCGAAGCTCGAAGAGCCGCTGGTCGTTCGCCCGACGTCGGAAACGGTGATCGGCGCGGCGATGTCGCGCTGGGTGCAGAGCTGGCGCGACCTGCCTGTGCTGATCAATCAATGGGCCAATGTCGTCCGCTGGGAAATGCGCACCCGCATGTTCCTGCGCACCGCCGAGTTCCTGTGGCAGGAGGGCCATACCGCCCACGCCACGGTCGACGAGGCGCGCGAAGAGACGATGAAGATGCTGGAGGTCTATCGCAGCTTTGCCGAGGATTGCCTGGCGATGCCGGTGGTCGCGGGCGAGAAGCCCGAAAATGAACGCTTCCCCGGCGCCGTCTCGACCTATTCGATCGAGGCGATGATGCAGGACGGCAAGGCGCTTCAGGCCGGCACCTCGCATTTCCTCGGCACCACATTCTCGTCGGCGCAGGACATCCGGTTCCAGAACTCCGAAGGCCAGTTCGAGCTGGCGCAGACGACCAGCTGGGGTGTCTCCACCCGCATGATCGGCGGGCTGATCATGGTGCATGGCGATGATGACGGGCTGCGCGTGCCGCCGATGGTCGCGCCCTGGCAGATCGTGATCGTGCCGATGCTGCGCGACCAGCCCGAGGACGCGGCGGTGGTCGATTATTGCAAGACGCTCCAGGCCGAACTGGCGAAGCTGACCGCGCTTGGCGAGCCGGTGCGCGCTCTGCTCGACCTCAAGGCGGTCAAGGCGCAGACCAAGCGCTGGGGCTGGGTGAAGAAGGGCGCGCCGATCGTGATCGAGGTTGGCGGGCGCGATGTCGCCGGCGGCAATGTCTCGGTCATCCGCCGCGACCGGCTGTACCGCGAGGATGGCAAGCTTGATTCGCAGATCCTGCCGCGCAGCGATTTCGTCGCGGGGGCGGCGGCGATGCTCGAGGCGATCCAGCAGGCGCTCCATCAGGATGCGCGCGCGCGCCTCGACGCCAGTATTCGCCGCGACATCA from Sphingomonas changnyeongensis encodes:
- a CDS encoding CoA-acylating methylmalonate-semialdehyde dehydrogenase — its product is MREISHVIVGDAGVSPRTGEVFDPNSGQVQARVALGDRALLDRAVAAAEAAQPAWAATNPQRRARVMFRFKELVEANMDELARLLSSEHGKVIADAKGDIQRGLEVIEFCCGIPHALKGEYSQGAGPGIDVYSMRLPLGIGAGITPFNFPAMIPMWMFGPAIACGNAFILKPSERDPSVPVRLAELMREAGLPEGVLQVVHGDKEMVDAILDHPAIAAVSFVGSSDIAHYVYRRGVDAGKRVQAMGGAKNHGIVMPDADMDQVVKDLTGAAYGSAGERCMALPVVVPVGEATADRLREALLPAIAALRIGVSTDADAHYGPVVNAAHKARVEQWIQTGVDEGAELVVDGRGFTLQGHEQGFFIGPSLFDHVTPEMQSYKEEIFGPVLQIVRAPDFETALRLPSAHQYGNGVAIFTRNGHAAREFAARVNVGMVGINVPIPVPVAYHSFGGWKRSAFGDTNQHGMEGVRFWTRIKTVTQRWPDGSPDGGNAFVIPTMG
- a CDS encoding acyl-CoA dehydrogenase family protein is translated as MTNQFDLTDDQREIQELARRFTAERITPHAAEWDEKHIFPRDTIRAAAELGFGAIYVSEASGGIGLGRLEAALIMEAMAYGCPSTSAFISIHNMAAWMIDRFGSDAVKARYLPRLVGMDWIASYCLTEPSSGSDAAALKTRAVRDGDDFIVSGTKQFISGGGENELYLVMVRTGAEGPKGISCLAIEKDMPGVSFGANERKLGWHSQPTAQVILDNVRVPAANLVGGEGEGFRIAMMGLDGGRLNIGACSLGGAQRGLDEAVAYVKDRQQFGQPIAEFQNTQFMLADMATELEAARALLYLAAAKVTADAPDKTRFAAMAKRLATDTGSAVVDRALQLHGGYGYLMDYPIERFWRDLRVHSILEGTNQVMRMIVGRDLLRQ
- the mmsB gene encoding 3-hydroxyisobutyrate dehydrogenase, producing the protein MARIGFIGLGNMGGGMAANLARGGHDVRAFDLSADALARAEAAGCLAAATAAEAASGAEAVVTMLPAGAHVAQVYEEAVFAAAPAGALLIDCSTIDVATARRVAEAAVARGLAAVDAPVSGGIAAAAGGTLTFMVGGPAEAFRRAEPILALMGKAVIHAGPAGAGQAAKICNNMLLGASMVATAETFLLARKLGLDPQTFYDIASKASGQCWSMTSYCPLPGVGPDSPADRDYQGGFAAALMLKDLKLAVKAAADADASVPMGAEAMALYQAFANQGQGGLDFSGIIKMLD
- a CDS encoding aminoacyl--tRNA ligase-related protein, producing MSIKHALSVTRAADFAAWYQTVIAEADMAEDSGVRGCMVIRPWGYGIWERIQRLLDDRIKATGHENCYFPLFIPLSYFEKEAEHVDGFAKEMAVVTHHRLVQKDGRLVPDPEAKLEEPLVVRPTSETVIGAAMSRWVQSWRDLPVLINQWANVVRWEMRTRMFLRTAEFLWQEGHTAHATVDEAREETMKMLEVYRSFAEDCLAMPVVAGEKPENERFPGAVSTYSIEAMMQDGKALQAGTSHFLGTTFSSAQDIRFQNSEGQFELAQTTSWGVSTRMIGGLIMVHGDDDGLRVPPMVAPWQIVIVPMLRDQPEDAAVVDYCKTLQAELAKLTALGEPVRALLDLKAVKAQTKRWGWVKKGAPIVIEVGGRDVAGGNVSVIRRDRLYREDGKLDSQILPRSDFVAGAAAMLEAIQQALHQDARARLDASIRRDITDFDALAAMFADSVRFPGWAEVNWARPTGAELDAVVERLKALKLTFRNVASDAAPADGACIFTGRPAVERILVARAY